Genomic window (Vitis riparia cultivar Riparia Gloire de Montpellier isolate 1030 chromosome 4, EGFV_Vit.rip_1.0, whole genome shotgun sequence):
TTCCTTGTGATTTGATCTTTGCTGATGACTCCATTTTTCCAAGGCATTAAAGAAGCCTCCCTATCTTCAACTAGAGgcatcttatttttcttcttagacAAAATAGATTTTCCCTCAGTTAGCTGTGCAGgcaaatttttaagaaaagccTCAATCCTTTTACCCGCAAATGCATCATGTGGTGATTTGGACAAAACAGCATCAGTAGCGTTGCCTGTATCTGCATCCCCAATTTTGTCCTGAATTTTTCTGCCAATCGCTACTTGTGGAGGCAGTAATGAAGAGCATCCCTCATCTACTGAGgtcttcttattcttcttcttattgggACCAGATATTCTATCAGTTTTGGGTCTGGTCCAACGAGTCTTTACACCAGTTTGTGAACCTATTCCAGCAGGTCCATCTTCTTCTGATTCAGCATTGTCAATTGCAGTGTCGATGTCAGTTATTTCCACATCTCCTTTGAATgtcctaaattttttattcacatcATTTTGACAGCATCTTCCTCTTCCTATTCTGTCCCCTAAAACTTCTAGCATTTCCTTGGACAGCTACTTCACCTTGGGGAAAGGAAAGTGAATATATGCTGGTAGATGCATCAATCATTGCATTGGAGGtagaattattttcatttgcacCCAACAAGTCTGTCAGCAAACGCACCTTTCGAGATTTTCTTCGACGCCAACCACTTCAATTATCATGTTGCCGAGTAAAgctatttttaatcaaaatgtcATCGCTCTCAGATGATGCTTGATCTGAGTCATCTAATTCCAGTAGTGGATGATCCTTTTTATGGACACTGACAGAGTTGAAAGCTTCATCAACCACACTAACTGCAGTGACTACCTTGGACGAACCCCAAGCTGTCTTGTTCTGATCATCCATTGAAGTGTGCTTTCCCATTTGATTGTCTCAGCAGAGCTGTTGACCATGGATTAGAGTTTTCCAACAGTAACCCCCATATCAGCAACTTCATAAACTCCATTGCAGTTCAATTCAAGAGCCACTGTTTCAGAAAATAGAAAGTAATTACTATGATTGAACACAGCTAAGTTGCAAATTGCTTGGAGGCTTTGTGATTCACAGTAAAATTACCTATGTCACCTGCATGTTTTGCCAGCATCAGGCATGGATTCACTTTCGCTGAACCACAAGGTGGTTCAGGGATAAGCTGATCAGCAACATCTTCTGAGCGATTCTCATCACCCGGAAGAATAAAATGAATGAGTCAGACACGCTAGTATGTTCAATAAGAtgtttaaataacaaattcaatTGAAGTATACATATGATGATGCTACATGCAACCTCAGCTTGCTTTTCTTGCTTATCACTACATAACGAAGCACGATTTCTTCCCTCAGAAATGTCCACATTCAAAGCTCTTGGATAATCTAAGAGCAACACAGTCTCAGCACCATGGGATGTCATGTGCAAACAAGTTCCACTGGATTTATATAGAGTGTTATTACAGATAGGAACCGTTGCAATTTCCTTCTCAGCATCCTTGGTGCCAATCTCCTGAAGACAGTTTTGGCAATGCCACCGTCTAAATTTGGGCACGTCTAGAGGAGGAAGGATGCAGGTTTGCTCCTCCAACTTATTTTGGGTTTCATCCAAGGCAAATGGCCAACAAATCTTCTCGTCTCTTTTccgaacttcagctacatatCCACTGCATTCACATTCAAATGGACTTACTAAGAAGTAAGCTACTTCCAGCTTAAGATGGTATGTTTCAGTGgacaaaagaataaaatttaatctaattttgcgtttaaagaaaaaaaaaataaataaataaacaaatggtATAGCTCAGTTTCATGTATAAAGTACCAGATCTTCGTAAGTTTATATCaacaataataaagaaaaaaaacaaacaaaaaagatttaaaaataataaattattttaatattctaGTTCCAacttatattacttattttattcttcctatgaaaaattaaataatttgaaaatatattattactttttactgattttaattatatttatttttttattgtaaaatctaacattaaaatattttattttattttattttttagtattttaggGTAACCAAACATAAAATTACTGCTACAGATTTTGGCCATGTGAAGAAACTGAGACTCAAAACCCCACATTAACACTTGTGAGGTGGACCTGTACGTATACAATGGCCTTCTGATTCGTTTCCTCGAGGCTAACGGTGAGAGGCGACATATGTTCAGAATACCAATACTGCAACCAGGACTAAAGGGGCACTTATGCAAAACTCTGTGTTGTTTACAAGGAAAAGCTCGACTGATTTTATGTAGTCTGCGAGCTGAAATGCAGTCAATTTGGACAGCTGATCACAGAACCCACCAAATATCCATGCATTCTCCACTGTAAGGCTGTTtgaattactttaaaaaatagagataattttgagacttttttttttataaaaaataatcaaataaaatctgCTTTGTACGATAACACCCAAGTCCAGTAGAACCCTAGCTCAGACCCATTTTCGGAGTCCAATTATGTTCAGTCCAAAATAGCTCAAACATGGTCAAAGTCATGCCATCTTGCCAACCACACTACGCCCAGGACGGTATGATAAGCATTtaagatttgaaaaaagaaaaaaagaaaaaaatcagagTCCAAGAATCTATAGCTATCACAAATCTTGAACATAAAGCTCAATCacattattttataacactGAATTCATGACTATAACGCCATGAAATATTAGAGGAATGGCACCATTCATCGAACTGTTGCCGCATCTCCTCTTGAATTTGGGCAACGACCCCATTGTATCCTGTaggaagtatatatatatatatatatacctagaAATGGATCATAGCCTTGATTTTTAAGCTCTCTGAACTCCTGACACAAGGCACGCAAGGCGCACAAGGCGGTCAGTCAATGGCATCTCGGCAAGTTGATAAGCATCTCTTACTCTTCGTCTATACCGAACTCCAATATTCCAATGATTTATTGCAAAGAACAAGTAGAATTTAAAGCGTTGCCCCAGTGACATAACCTGCAATTTGGAATTCAGTGCCAATTACTGAAGTGGACCATAGAGAGGCAGAACTGCAAGGACTAAAAGATTGTAGCTAGCTGTGTATGATTtgtaatctaaaaataataggACACTTAGAATATTATTTGCTCGGGtctttaaaacgcatctataTAAGAAGAGTTCATGCTTAgtatcaaaaactttttctacTTTTCGGAACACCACGTGATTGCTCGTGAAAAGACACCAGCAAAGAGTGGAAAACTAGAATCTTGTTACTGTTTGGAATGGTGAGACTTTTTCAagctttcttctctttttttctgtGACTACTCAATGAGAATCATGCACTAAGACCATTACTGAAATTCAATGGGAGAAAAAGGGGACTTACTCGTACTGCCATTGTCCACTATCTCAGCGATTTGGCCGAAGGTCACGTATGGTGCTACGGTTGTTATCATTGCTGCATGCCCGAAAGAAAAAACGAAACATATAATagggatgaaaaaaataatttcctatgTCTATCAGAGATTCAGAAGTAAACTCCTTTAATGTATTTAGTCATGGAGTGTTGCATGAAAATGGAACATATATAAACCATTGATAGGGTGCTGGTAGCAGTCAAAGAGGCCACTCCTCCAGGGGTTGCCAACAGCCTGAATAAGAATCAGATGTATCTGTCCAGACTCCTGCCTAGTCACGGGCACGAGAGCATTAGCACCGCCACCCTCCATCTTGTTAGCCTCTGGCAGCGGGGCGGCATACACCACAAGCTGGTCGTTTGGACGCGGCGGCTCAACCACTTGCATTCTAGGCTGGGGCGGGAACGCTTCTGCTGGGATTGAGTCTATCCCATTCTCCAACTGTGGCTGCTGCTTCCTCACGTTTGCAGTTTCCGATGCCAACTGCACTGGCTGGTTGCTTGAGGGTGGCGCGTGGCTGTCACTGGTCTGCGGTGGGAAGGTCACAGCAGGGGTTTTGTCTGTGTTCACCGTCAGGTGGAGGTGTTACGTGAGGCACGTGATGATCATTCGTGCGAGGCTCGGCCGTGGGGTGTTGTGGGGGTTCCTGCTCCATGTGTTGTGGTTGTTGATGATCATCATGAGCCGGGGAGGAGGTGGTAGTGTGGAAATGAGGTGCAGGTGGTAAAGATGGGGCTGCATCTGTGTCGTCCGATGATAGGGGTTGCTGATGATCAAGATTTGCTTCTGGGGTTGTTTCTAGTTTCCccattttctcaaaatcaacctCCATAGAAGATATCACCAATCAGATCGCCATTTTCATATTGCTCTTCCCAAACCATACAAGAAATCCAACCGCACTCGGTGTGGAAACACCTCGTTTTAATCCTTCATAAATTGATCCGACTAATGCAGATGTCACCTTCAAAAAAATGGAGGACTTAATTATCTTGGTGTGTAATCTTATTCAGGAAAGCGAAACATTTTGAGGTTATCAAATCGGTTTTTCTGATTGTCATTTGTGTGATATTTACCAGACAAATCTATTTAAGCTTTTGTTTAAGGATTGTAAATGGCAGTTTGCGTTTGTCCCCAGAAGGCTAGTTTATTCCCTGGAGTGGCTTCTGAGTTGTAAAAATTAGATGACATCATATAACGTATGTCCATTCACACTACATGTGCTGGAAACAAGAGAACCGGAAAATGCCCAGAAGTTCGGAACCAAAAGTATTAAGAACCCAACTGATCAGATCAATCTCCGGTGGTCTCCCTCGCAGGAGTTGGATCTTCAGACATCTGTACCTGAACTTCATGAACATACCAAGCACATGAGTCTAATTCTAGTTCCAATGCCATGGCACACATGATAGACTAGATTTGTATAATCAGATGTTCATATGCCCCATAACCCATTTGAAAATACTAGCTAATTATTCGATTCTTGCCTATTTTCCTAGCGATGTATCTACCCTTTCATTTGGGTATTTCTGCATTGAATCCAGGCTCAATTTTTTTCAGCTGAGAAAGTAACACTCGACTCAGCAGGTCCCTTGCAGTAGCTATTTTCTTCATCctccaaaaacaaaatcaaaaggAACTGGGTTTCTTATGGGACATCCAAATTAGGTTGGTACAAACTCATAGATTATTTTCACTTTCCGGCAGGAGTTGATTGGTTCCAGAGAAAAAACCctggaaagggaatgaattatGAAACAAGAAGAAGTAAGCATCAAATATGCACTCCAACAGCAAATCCTTCATCCCAACAAGTGCCAAATATTCAGGATTTAGGCTTCTGCAGCATCACAGTCATCGCATAAAATCACCCATGAACATCAAAATAGGGGATATTCTTGCTCAAACTTTCAATGATGTCATCCTCCAATGATTCTACATACTGAAGCACCCAAATTTCATTAAACATTGTCTCATTCTCACCAAGTTATTTGgtaaaacactaaataaattACAAGCTTTGGGGTCCTCTCTATTACATCGATTGGAGGCCAAAAATACCTACTGTCCTGTTCTCTGTTTCCATTCCCATTTCTTGGTCAGGCACGGAGCATAAG
Coding sequences:
- the LOC117912844 gene encoding protein PLANT CADMIUM RESISTANCE 5-like, which codes for MQVVEPPRPNDQLVVYAAPLPEANKMEGGGANALVPVTRQESGQIHLILIQAVGNPWRSGLFDCYQHPINAMITTVAPYVTFGQIAEIVDNGSTSYVTGATL